Below is a genomic region from Deinococcus koreensis.
TCGAGCGCCGCCGGGCGGTCGCCGCGCAGGTACAGCAGGCGCATCAGGCGGCGCCACGCCTCTTCCGAGAGGGGGTCGAGGTCAAGCAGGGCGCGGGCGCGCTCCAGGGCACCGCCGTAGTCCCCCTCGCGTTCCAGGCGGGCCGATTCCTCGCGCGCGGCGGTGGCGCGCCATTCCCGCCAGCGTTCGCGCTCGGCCAGCAGCCAGTCCTCCAGATCGGGGCAGTCGTCGTAGGAGAAGCCGGCGAGCAGCTCGCCGCCGAACGCCGCCAGCTCGGCGTACTGCCCGCGCGTGAAGGCGTCGCGGGCCTGCAGGGCGTCGGTCTCCAGCCCTGGCGAGAGCCCCAGCAGCTCGGCCCCCTGCACCAGCTCGCGGCCCAGCGCGAGGCGCAGCTTGCGCAGCAGCTGCACGAGGTTGTTGCGGGCGCTGGCCTCGCGGGTCTCGGGCCACAGCAGCCCGGCCAGGCGGGCGCGGTGGGTCGGGCCTTCCAGCGCCAGGTAGGCCAGCAGCGCGGCCGCCTTGCGCTCCAGACGCAGCCGCTGTCCCTCCGGCCCGCTCAGTTCGGGCGGGCCCAGCAGCGCGTAATGCCACGGCAGCGGGGTCATGATCCAGCGTACTGCGGCCGGGCCAGACCTGTCAGCCAGGATGCCCGTGGGCCGGAACGAAGCCTCCTGGGTGCGGAGGAGTCCCGGTTTCGGGCACTCAGCCCGGGCGCCCCGCCCACGGCCGCTGCTGGGTGCCTGCCACCGTCGCCGCCAGGTCGTAGGCCACCGCGAGGCCCAGCGTGTCGGCGTGCGGGCCGCCCAGCAGCAGGTGGACGCCCGGGGCGACCTCCTCGTGCCGGGGCAGGCCGTCCGGGTCGCCGCCCGGCAGGGCGAACCAGGCGCCGGGCACGTCCATCAGGCTGCGGCCCAGCTCCAGGGCGCCGGTGGCCAGGGCGGGCAGGGCGTCCATGGCGGCCACCAGGTCTTCCAGGGTCTCGCGGCGCAGCCCCGTGGGCACGCCGGTCAGCCGGCCGCCGCCGGGCTCGTAGCCGGCCGGGTCGCGGTGGTGGATGGCCGGCACCAGCGTGAAGCCGCCGTGCTGTGGGCGCAGGGTCAGGCCCGCCGCGCGCAGCGTGGGCGTCTGCTCGGTGCTGGGGTGATTCAGCCGCGGGAACTGCCGGTACGCGCGGGCGTGGGTGGTGTGCAGCCCCAGGTCGTGCTCGACGGTGCCGGGGCCGGCCGCGCCCAGCGCCACCACGACCCGCCCGGCACGCAGCCGGTGCGTTTCGTGCACGACGATCTGGTGCGTGTTCGTGACGCTCAGCCGCTCGATGCCCACGCCGCCCCCATCCAGGTGCGCGCGGGCGTTCAGCATCAGGTCGGCGCCCGCGCCGATGGCCGCCTGGGCGCAGGCGAGGGCCAGGGCGCCGGGGCGGTAGCGGGCGGCCTGCGCGTCCAGCCGCGCCCAGGGGAGGGCCTGCAGGTCGGCCAGACCGGCGGGCAGCGTGGGCGCGGGATCACGTCCCAGCACGTCCAGCACCGCTTCCCAGCCCGCTCCGCCGGCTGCCGCCAGCTCCAGCAGGGGCCGCGCCTGGAAGGAGAGGTTCAGGGAGGGGTCGGGCGCCAGGGCGCCGGCCAGCTGGGCCCGCGTCCACTGGGCCTCGGCCCGCCGCTCCGGCGGCACCGTCAGTGCCGACCACACGCCGGGCGAGAGCAGGGTGGCGCCGTCCTCGTTGGGCAGGCCCCCCTCCTCGATCAGCAGCAGCGACCGCCGGGGCGCGAGCCGGCGCAGGTAGAGCGCGCAGGCGGCGCCCATGCGGCCCGCGCCCAGCACGATCAGGTCGTACTCGCGGCCCACGAAGGGCTGGCCGACATGGGCCCAGACCTGGCCCGGCTGTGCGGGCGGCTTCTCAAGCGACATGAGAGGCATCATGCCGCCTGGCAGGCCACTTCAGGGGCGTGGGTCTCACCTTCCTGTCAGATGGCTGCGCGGCGAGGCTGCGTATACTCGCGAAGATGCGTTGCCTGCCGCGTTCCCGCCCCCCTGCTCCCCTGGCCCTGGCCGCCCTGTCCGGGCTGCTGGCCCTGCCTCACGGCGCGCAGGCCCTGAACGTCCGGGTGCTGGTCGCCGCGGCCCCGCAGCTCACGGTGGGGGTGCCCAGCCCCGCGGCGCCCGTCGGCCCCCTGGCCCGGGCCCTGCCCGCCTCGGCCCTGCCGGGCAGTGCGCTGGGCGCTCCGGCCGCGCTGCCGATGGCCGCCTGGACGGTCGGCGTGCTGGACGGCCGCCTGACGCTGAACGGTCAGGACGCCGGCGCTGCGGCGCTGTACCTGCCGCCCAGCCCCGGCAGCGTGGTCGAGGTCGCCGGCCGCCGCTACCGGGGCGGCGTGCAGCTGCGTGCCGAGGGCGGCGGCGTCCAGGCCATCAACGTGCTGGACATCGAGGACTACCTGCGCGGCGTGGTGCCGGCCGAGATGCCCGTGTCGTGGCCGGCGGCGGCGCTGGGCGCCCAGGCCGTCATCGCGCGTACCTACGTGGCGGCCCGCGTGAATCCGGCGGCCCCCTACGACACCTGCGCTACCGAGAGCTGCCAGGTCTACCCCGGCCTGAGCGCCGAGAAACCCCAGTCGGACGCGGCGGTCAGCGCCACGCGCGCTCAGGTTCTCGCCTACGGGAACCGCCCGGCCCGCACCTATTTCAGCGCCGACTCCGGGGGCTACACCGCCTCCAGCGCCGAGGTCTGGGGCACCGAGCTGCCGTATCTGCCCGCGCAGGCCGACCCCTTCTCGGCCGGCAGCCCGCGCGCCCGCTGGCGGCTGGAGGTTTCCCCGGCCAGGGTGCAGGAGGTCGCGGCGCGCTACGGCCTGAAGCTCGGCCCCCTGCGGGACGTGGTGATCTCGCGCCTGAGCCCCTCGGGCCGGCCGCTGGAGATCACCCTGAGCGGCGCGTCGGGCAGCGGCAGCCTGAAGGGCGCGAATGCCGGCGGTTTCGTGCGCTCGCTGGGGGCGGCCAGCTCCCGCGTGACCCTGAGCGGCGCGGCCCTGGCCTCGGGCGGCCCGCTGCTGGTCGAGGGCAGCGGCGCCGGGCACGGTGTGGGCCTCTCGCAGTACGGCGCGCTGGGCCTGGCGCGGGCGGGCTACGACCACCTGCACGTGCTCGGGTTCTACTACCCCGGCACCAGCCTGAGCGTGCTGGCGGGAAGGCGGCCGGGCGGGGCCACCCTGGCCGCCTTCCGTCCGCTGCCCCGCGTTCCCCAGGCCCCGGACGCTCCCCTGGCTGTGCAGAACGGCCAGCCGTCGCAGGGAGGCGGGCTGTGAGCCGCGCCCGCCGGCCCGGCCGGCTGCGGCGGCTGACCCACACGGCGCTGCTCACGCTGGGCCTGCTGGGCACGGGACTGGTGGGCGCGGCCGAGGCCCGCACAGTGCGGATCGTGAGCGCCGACACGCTGGAACTGCGCCGCCTGGACGAGCAGGAACTGGTGGTCATCTCCGGCGAGAACGTGGAACTGCGGGTCGATGACGACGTCGTGCGCGCCAAACGGGTCGAGTTCAACCGCACCCGCCGCACCCTGACGCTGGTCGGCGCGGCCACCTATCGCAGCGCCAAGGACGGCCAGGTGCTGGCCGGCGAGAACCTGGTGGTCGACCTGGGCGACGAGCAGGTCACCGGCCAGGACGTGCTGATCAGCGACGACGACCTGGAGATCCGCGGCCAGGAGATCGAGCGCATTCCGGGGCAGCTGCGCGCCACCGGGGGCTACTTCACCACCTGCGCGCGCTGCGGCCGCACGCCCAACGACTACGCCTTCCGCGCCGAGCGGCTGATCGTGTATCCTGGCGACCGGCTGGTGGCCTACCGCGCCCAGCTGCTGCTGGCCGACGTGCCCGTGCTGTTCCTGCCGGTGGTGGTGCTGCCCCTGAACGACCCCGAACGCCAGCCCCGGCTGCAGATCGGCCAGGGCGCGCCCGACGGCCTGACAGTCGAGGCCGACCTGCCCTTTTCCATCGGGGCGAGCACGCTGGGCACCACGCTGATCCGCTACTACCAGAACCGCAATCCCAGCGTGGGCTTCGGCGTGGCGCTGCGCTCCTACGCCCCGCTGCCCTTCGTCGACCGGGTGAACCTCTACACCCTGGTCAGCCCCCGCCCCTTCGTGGGCACGGTGCAGCAGGTCGGCGACGATCTGGATCTGGACTTCAGCGTGACCGGGCGCGTGCCCCTCTCGCTGGCCCTGCGCGACCTGGACTACACCCTGAGCGTGACCCGGCGCGACATCGGCCGGCCGCTGACCGATCCCGAGCGGGGCGTGACGAGCGTGAATTTCGGGGCCAAGGTGGACTACCCGCTGTTCACGGCCGAGCTGAACTACGTGGATCGCTACGGGCCGGCCCCCACCACGGGCCTGGGTACGCCCCTCAGAACCCCCGAGGTCGTCCTCGATCCCAAGCCGTACACGCGCGGCAACTTCAGCGCCGACGTCCGCTTCAGCGCCGGGCGCTACACCGGCCAGAGCAACCCTCTGTCGCGCAGCGCCTCCGCGCAGGGCGTGAACATCACCACCACCCGGCTGGAGGAGAGCCACACCCTGGCCTACACGGCGCAGCCCTGGCGGAACGCCGACCTGAGCCTGAGCAACACCTTCTCCGGGCGCTACTACGGCACCGGGGCGCGCACCGTGCAGCTGAACCTGGGCGCCCAGCTCACGCAGCGCTTCAACGTCACCAACACCCTGAGCGCCAGCGCCGGCTACTCGCGCACCGAGGGCACCAGTCCCTTCGCCTTCGACGCCGACGGCCGCAGCCCCCGCCGTATCAGCGCGCCGCTGGGCCTGACCCTGAGCACCGTGCCGGTCAGAGACGTGCGCTTCGGGGTCTCGTACACCCGTGACCTGTTCCTGACCCCCGATCAGCAGCGCCCGGCGACCTTCACGCTGGACGTGACCCGCGTGCCGCTGAACCTGAACTCGCAGCTCACCTACAACCCCCTGAGCAAGGAGCTGGAGAGCTTCTCGTACAGCGCCACCCTGAGCGATCCGCAGTCCGGCGCACGGACGCTGGTGCCGGCGCAGCCCGCCCGACCTGCCAGCGCCGACACGCCCGCCGCGCCCGCCCGGGGGGCGTACTACTCGCGCTCCAGCCGCTGGCCCGCGCCGAACCTGACCCTCAGTGCCAACGGCTCCTACGCCCGCGCCACGGGGTTTGCGCCCTTCACGCTGCGCGCCACGGTCACCGGGGACGCCCGCACCAACTCCTTCTCGGTGTACGCCACCCACAACATCCAGAAGCCGCAGCTCGACGAGGTCGGAGTGACCATCAGCGCGTCCCCGACCCAGGACACGGTGCTCAACCCGGTCTCCTTCACGGCCTCCGAGAAGCTGTTCGTGCCCACCGGGCGGGTGGTCGGGGACGTCAAGATCATCTGGCGGAGCCGCTACCAGTTCTCGACCACACACGACCTGCTGCTCACCCGCCCGGCCACCGCCACCGACAGCGGCACCGTGACCTACAGCGTGGGCACGGTGAGCGGCAGCGCGAATGCCTGGCAGGTCACCTACGGCGGCCCCTACGATCTGGTGCGTGGCGGCTTCACCCGCCCGACCCTCTCGGGCTCGCTGAGCGCCACCCGCCCGGATCAGCGGCTGGCCCTGAGCGCCGCCGTGAACGTGGCCGGGCTGGATCAGCCCCGCACCGAGCTGGCGCGCGCCGATCTGGACGCCAACTGGCAGTTCGGCAGCCGCGCCGCGCTCTCGGGCCGGGCGCTGTATACCCGCACCCGCAGCGGCACTTACCCGGCCGACGTGGCCACCGACACCCTGCAGCTCGACCCCGTGCGCTTCAGCGTGGGGATCGGGCGCCAGGGCGAGCGGCCCGGCGCCTACGTGACCGCCAGCCTGCGCCAGAGCTTTACCTGGGTGGACGGCGTGCGCCAGAACCCCACGCCCCTCTCGCCCGTGCTGGGCCTGACCATCGACCGCTGCTGCTGGGCGCTGCAGGCCGAGGCCGATCTGGGGCTCAAGCGCTACCGGCTGTCCGTCGGCCTGCCGGGTCAGACCCAGTACCCACTGTTCGACCTGATCGGCACGGGCTTCGAAGTGCCGCTGCTGCCCACCCGCCCCTGAGCCCCCCCCGGCCCAGACCACAGTTCACCCCACAGCTCAGACCACAGCTCAGACCACAGCCCAGCCCGCCCGTCCCGGAGGTTCCCGACCGTGAAACGAAGCGCCTTCCTGATCCTGCCCCTCCTGCTGGCGGCCTGCACCGGCACCGAGGAAGTGACCTCCACCCTGCGTCTGGCCGTCCTCACCAATGGGGGGGGGCTGCTGCGCGCGGTCACGCCGGAGGCCGACACCAGCGCCACGCCGGTCACCGACAACGGCAGCGCGGCCCTGACCGGCGGCGTGAGCCTGGACACCCTGCCCAGCGGGCGGCGCCTGGCCCTGACGGGCACAGGCGGCATCGAGAGCCGCAACACCGATCTGGCCGACCCGCAGCCCTTCGCTGCGCCGGGCTTCACGCCGGTCTGCCTGATCCAGACGGCGGCCAGCGCGGCCCGCGACCGTCTGCTGACCCTCAGCGCCTGCCCCAACGGCCCGCAGCAGCTCGCCCTGTACCGCGAGAACGGCACGCTGGTCTGGACGGCCACGCTGCCCCCCTACCTGCCCCCCAGCCCGGGCAGCGACACCCCGCCGATCCGGCTGGCGGTGCTCGGGGATGTCGGGCTGGTCGCGCGGCCCCGCGTGGGCGGCGGCAGTGAGGTGATGCGCGCCGCCCAGACCAGCGCCGGCGCCGCCCGCGCCGAGGTCAGCACGCCGCTCCCCACCCCGGCGCTGCGGGATCTGGCCCCCTACGCGGCGGGGGTCGTGGCCGCCACCGACAGCGGCGTGCAGCGCCTCAAGGCCAGCGGCGAGCCCGACGCCGCCACGACCATCGGGGCCTTCGGGCAGGGCCGGATCGACCGGCTGTGGAGCGGCGCGGCCGGCACGCGTGCCCTGCTGGCCGCCTGGCGCAGCGACCAGCCCAGTGCCTCGGCCCAGCCCCTGCTGGTCTGGGACGGCGTGGCCACGGGCGCCGCGACCGTCGATTCCCTGCGCGACCTGCGCGACCTGACCCTGGCCCCCGACGGCTTCCTGTACGCCCTGACCGGCACGACCCTGACCCGTTACGACACGGTGCCCGGCCTGAGCCAGGGCAACTGGCGCCCCCGCACCCTGCTCACCGGCCTGAACGACGCCCGCGCCGTGACCTGGCTGGTGCCGTAACCGCCCCAGGGCCAGTTCCAGCGGGGGTGGATCAGACGCTGCCCGGGCCGCCCGATCCGCCCAGCAGGGCGAGCAGCAGGCTGGGCACGCCGCTCCTGAGGCCCAGCAGGGGCGCCCCTCCCCGCGCCAGGATCACCACCGACGCCCCGGACGCCGGGCAGAAGCCCAGGGCCGTGCGGGTGCCCCGCGCCAGCCCGTCGTGCCACCACACGGCCTGATCCGGTTGTCTGCCCGAGATGAACCAGCCCGGCGCCACGCCGCTCAGGTGCGGGGGCAGGCCGGGTGGGTGCCGGCGCCGTTGCCAGTGCTCTCCCGCCCGGCCGTCCAGATGGGCCTGTGCGAAGGCCAGCAGATCGGCCGCCGGGCCGAACAGTCCCCCCGCGCCGGCCAGCGGCCCGAAGCCGGTCAGGTTCCCGCCGCCCAGCAGGCTGACCGGGCTCACCACGTTCGCCGGGGGGCGCAGGGCCACGCCCAGGGCCAGTGGGCCGCTCACGAAGCCTTCCAGGGCGCGGCCGTAGCCCGCCGCGCTGACCTCCTCGCCGGCGGCCTGGGCCAGCGCCAGGGCCAGCACGCCCACCCCGAGGTTCGAGTACCCGAAGCGCGCCTGTGGCCCCGGCCTGGCCCAGCGCCGCGCACTGCCCAGCACGCCGGGCACGCTCAGCGGGCCGTAGGGGTCGGAGAAGCGGGTCATGGACGTGAAGACCACGCGGGCCGGATGCGCGGGCAGGCCCGCCGTATGGGTGGCCAGGTTCAGGGCATTCAGGCCCGGGGGCAGCCTCCGCAGCGCCCCACCCAGCCGGGAGAGCGGCGCCTCCCATTCCAGCCGGCCAGCCCGCACCAGCGCGTCGGCCAGCGCCGCCGTGAAGGGCTTGGTCACGCTCGCCAGCTCGAACACGCCCCCAGCAGGCACGCCCCCCAGGCCCACGACCACCCGTCGTCCGACCCGCTGCACGCCCAGCACCCCGCCGCGCCGATAGACCGAGCGGGCCAGACCCAGCAGGGGGCGGGTCTCCGTACCCAGTACCTCGGCCACCTCCTCCAGCGCCAGCTTCAACGGGTCTTTGCGGAACATGGGGGCAGGGTAGAGCGTCCAGGTCGGGCCCGTCGCTGGTGTCGGCGCCTCGCCTACCTCAGGGCAGGCGCAGCACCCACACGTTGCCGTCCTTCGCGCTCAGGTAGCTCACCCTCGTGCCGTCGGGGCTCACCGACCAGTCGCCCTGGCGCACCTGGTCGCCCAGGTCGCCCAGGGTCGTCCAGGCGCCCGTGCTCACGTCGTACTGCCGCAGGACGTGGGGGCCGCCGCCCGGTTGCAGGGGAATGAGCAGCACTCTCCGGGCGTCGCGCCAGCGGTAGGAACCGAAGGCCTGCAACTCGCGGGGCGCGCCCCCGGCCGTGTCCTGCAGCCACAGGCCGTTGCGGGCAGCCGAGTCGAAGGCCACCGTGTACATCACGCGCTTGCCGTCGGGGCTGGCGGCCACCGAGCGGAAGCCCAGGGCCGAGCGCAGGGTCTTGCGGGCGCCGGTCTGCACGTTCAGCGTGAACAGCTCGCGGTCACGGCCGCCCGCGCTGGCCTTGCCGCTCAGCAGCAGGGTCTGCTCGCTCAGCCAGGCGCTCGGCCCGCCGCCGTACACGGTCGCCACCTGGCGCGGGGCACCGAACACGTCGGCCACGTACACGCGGGTGGTGCGGCGGTCGAAGTTGCCGGTGGTGTCGCTGCGCGCGTAGGCCACCCGGGCCTCCGAGGGCGACCACACCACGTCGCCGCCCCGGGTGGGCAGGGTGAACGTCCGGCCGTCCGAGAGGCGCTGCAGGGTGGTGGCGTCGCCACTGCCGGGCCGCACTGCCCAGCGCAGGCGCGGCGAGTAGAAGGCCACGCTGGAGAAGCGCCGGGTCACCGCTCCGCCCCCCGCCGGCACGCTGTAGATGCCGGTGCTGGCGCGGGCCGGGGGGCCGTCCAGAAAGAGCAGCGCCCGCGAATCCGGTGTCCAGACGGTGCCGGGGCAGCACGTGCCGCTCAGCACCGGCGCCGAGGGCAGCGTGGCGGCCTGGGCGGGCGGCAGGGTGCTCAGCACGGCGGCGACCAGCAGGGTGCGGGCCTTCACCGCGCTCCTCCCGGCGCGGGCGGCCAGGGGCGCCGGAACTCGTTGAGCAGCGCGCCGCCCCGCCTCGCTTCGGGCTGGGTGTCCGGGGTCTGCCAGCGGCGCGGGGCGTCGAGGTCGTACTCGTAGCCCCGGCCGAAATTCCCGGCCAGCGCCAGCGAATCCCAGTCGGCGGCGATGTACGGCAGCGGGTTGAAAAAGCGCTGGTGCGAGCGGTCGCGCAGTTCCAGGTGCAGGTGCGGCGCGCTGACACAGGTGAACTGCGAGTCCCCGCTCTCCCCGATGACCTGCCCCCGCTTCACCGTCTGCCCGACCCGCAGGCTGGAGCGCACCCGCAGATGTCCGTACAGACTGCTCAGGTTCCCCGCGTGGTTGATCACCACGTTGTGCGGGGGGCTGCCGTGCGGGCCGTCGACCTCGGCCACCACGCCGTCCCCGATGGCCCGCACCGGGGTGCCGCAGGGCGCGCTGAAATCCAGCCCGGCGTGGATGCCCTGCAGGTTGCCGTAGGTGCTGCGGCGCTGGCGATACGCGCCCGTGGTGTTGCCGTAGCCCTGGCCCAGCAGCCAGGAATCCGGCCCCGGCGCCCCGGCGAAGGGCAGGCCGAACTGCCGCGCCGGCCGGGCGACGGCCCCGTCGGGCAGCGGGGCCGCGTAGTGGGCGGCGGCGACTCCGGCCAGCAGGGCACTTCCGGCGAGAATCGTCCCCAGTATCGCCCGCCGGGGTCGACCAGAGGGTGGCGGCACAGTGAGAGCCGATGCTGACATAGCCGATGCTCACCCACCGGGGCGCCGAGAGGCGTGCCCCCGCCTACGGTTGCCGGCAGGGGGGCTTTGGCAATCCTCAATCTTCGCGGCGCCGGGTCGGAACCGGCCCCCGGGCAACCGCAAAGTCAGGGAAGTGGTGAGTACGATCACGTTGCGTCAACCCCTCTGCTCCGCAGCTCTCCGAGTCCCCTTAAAGGGAGTCAAGGGAAGACCCGACCCAAATGGTGTTCTTGGCTCCCCCCAACTCGCAGAGCCCGCAGGGAGGGAAGCTGGCACCGAAGATGACGGACTGGAACAGCGGCGGAGCAGTGGAGTTCGCCCACAGCCCAGGCAAACAGGGCGAAGCTTGCAACTTTGCGGTTGCCCTGCCGGAACCGGCCCCCGGCTTGACTTCCCGCCCCCCGCCCCTTAGTCTCTTGTCCGCTGG
It encodes:
- a CDS encoding FAD-dependent oxidoreductase; the encoded protein is MSLEKPPAQPGQVWAHVGQPFVGREYDLIVLGAGRMGAACALYLRRLAPRRSLLLIEEGGLPNEDGATLLSPGVWSALTVPPERRAEAQWTRAQLAGALAPDPSLNLSFQARPLLELAAAGGAGWEAVLDVLGRDPAPTLPAGLADLQALPWARLDAQAARYRPGALALACAQAAIGAGADLMLNARAHLDGGGVGIERLSVTNTHQIVVHETHRLRAGRVVVALGAAGPGTVEHDLGLHTTHARAYRQFPRLNHPSTEQTPTLRAAGLTLRPQHGGFTLVPAIHHRDPAGYEPGGGRLTGVPTGLRRETLEDLVAAMDALPALATGALELGRSLMDVPGAWFALPGGDPDGLPRHEEVAPGVHLLLGGPHADTLGLAVAYDLAATVAGTQQRPWAGRPG
- a CDS encoding SpoIID/LytB domain-containing protein, producing the protein MRCLPRSRPPAPLALAALSGLLALPHGAQALNVRVLVAAAPQLTVGVPSPAAPVGPLARALPASALPGSALGAPAALPMAAWTVGVLDGRLTLNGQDAGAAALYLPPSPGSVVEVAGRRYRGGVQLRAEGGGVQAINVLDIEDYLRGVVPAEMPVSWPAAALGAQAVIARTYVAARVNPAAPYDTCATESCQVYPGLSAEKPQSDAAVSATRAQVLAYGNRPARTYFSADSGGYTASSAEVWGTELPYLPAQADPFSAGSPRARWRLEVSPARVQEVAARYGLKLGPLRDVVISRLSPSGRPLEITLSGASGSGSLKGANAGGFVRSLGAASSRVTLSGAALASGGPLLVEGSGAGHGVGLSQYGALGLARAGYDHLHVLGFYYPGTSLSVLAGRRPGGATLAAFRPLPRVPQAPDAPLAVQNGQPSQGGGL
- a CDS encoding serine hydrolase domain-containing protein; this translates as MFRKDPLKLALEEVAEVLGTETRPLLGLARSVYRRGGVLGVQRVGRRVVVGLGGVPAGGVFELASVTKPFTAALADALVRAGRLEWEAPLSRLGGALRRLPPGLNALNLATHTAGLPAHPARVVFTSMTRFSDPYGPLSVPGVLGSARRWARPGPQARFGYSNLGVGVLALALAQAAGEEVSAAGYGRALEGFVSGPLALGVALRPPANVVSPVSLLGGGNLTGFGPLAGAGGLFGPAADLLAFAQAHLDGRAGEHWQRRRHPPGLPPHLSGVAPGWFISGRQPDQAVWWHDGLARGTRTALGFCPASGASVVILARGGAPLLGLRSGVPSLLLALLGGSGGPGSV
- a CDS encoding M23 family metallopeptidase — translated: MPPPSGRPRRAILGTILAGSALLAGVAAAHYAAPLPDGAVARPARQFGLPFAGAPGPDSWLLGQGYGNTTGAYRQRRSTYGNLQGIHAGLDFSAPCGTPVRAIGDGVVAEVDGPHGSPPHNVVINHAGNLSSLYGHLRVRSSLRVGQTVKRGQVIGESGDSQFTCVSAPHLHLELRDRSHQRFFNPLPYIAADWDSLALAGNFGRGYEYDLDAPRRWQTPDTQPEARRGGALLNEFRRPWPPAPGGAR